In Gemmata obscuriglobus, a single genomic region encodes these proteins:
- a CDS encoding 3-oxoacyl-ACP reductase family protein yields MGQPLKGKRALVTGGSRGIGAAIVKRLAKEGADVALTFVSKPDEAGQVAEAAKALGVRALAIQADASDADAVIKAVEQAANEFGGLDILVNNAGIATMGPIDSFSLADFDRTFAVNVRAAFVAAQAAVKHMAEGGRVINIGSCNAERMPFQGGAVYAMSKSALLGLVQGLARDLGPRGITVNNVQPGPVDTDMNPANGAFAESLKALMALPRYGHVDEVAAMVAYLAGPESGFVTGASLTIDGGFTA; encoded by the coding sequence ATGGGTCAGCCGCTCAAAGGGAAACGCGCTCTGGTCACCGGTGGGAGCCGTGGGATCGGGGCCGCCATCGTGAAACGCCTCGCAAAGGAGGGAGCGGACGTGGCGCTCACCTTCGTCAGCAAGCCGGACGAGGCCGGGCAGGTGGCCGAGGCGGCCAAGGCCCTCGGCGTGCGGGCGCTGGCGATTCAGGCCGATGCCTCGGATGCCGACGCGGTCATTAAAGCGGTCGAGCAGGCGGCGAACGAGTTCGGCGGGCTCGACATCCTGGTGAACAATGCCGGCATCGCCACGATGGGGCCGATCGACTCGTTCTCCCTCGCGGACTTCGACCGGACGTTCGCGGTCAACGTGCGGGCCGCGTTCGTGGCCGCGCAGGCGGCGGTGAAACACATGGCGGAGGGCGGGCGGGTCATCAACATCGGCAGTTGTAACGCCGAGCGGATGCCGTTCCAGGGCGGCGCGGTGTACGCCATGAGCAAGTCGGCGTTGTTGGGCCTGGTACAGGGACTGGCGCGCGACCTCGGGCCGCGTGGCATTACGGTCAACAACGTGCAGCCGGGGCCGGTGGACACGGACATGAACCCCGCCAACGGCGCGTTCGCCGAATCTCTGAAAGCGCTGATGGCGCTACCGCGGTACGGGCACGTCGACGAGGTGGCGGCGATGGTCGCGTACCTGGCCGGACCGGAATCCGGGTTCGTGACCGGGGCCAGCCTGACCATCGACGGTGGGTTCACCGCGTGA
- a CDS encoding transposase, which produces MRPKRQSIRATPAHATRHLRPVLTDWLGRAVQLPKRRRTCTPEVVWRVVLFAAAFARSVAAACAAIADAPSGQAIWDCLYLTLPKRRRTLERRLRPALHAPLGKRKRAARVAIDYHRIGYFGTPNRDTTRSKGAGGTHTFHTYATACLVGGPDRYTLGLTAVGEKEPMTAVLTRLLDQVTAARVTVRVALLDKAFFSIAVMRLLQARGVPFVIPAVVRGRKPRPGVKGVGLRAVRRRGAGRYAYTHADRGTSVRVHVVIAHKSYRYRRTGGRRSKKLLYAAWRVSGSPVAIRDLYRTRFGIESSYRQLGQVRPRTSTTDGVVRLLWVAVGLILRNAWLWSRSARGLGWTLAAVCLILLADGLAPTDGENKSITTARSANKTKPPT; this is translated from the coding sequence ATGCGACCCAAACGTCAGTCTATCCGAGCCACCCCGGCCCACGCCACCCGGCACCTCCGTCCGGTCCTGACCGACTGGCTCGGCCGTGCGGTCCAACTGCCCAAGCGTCGCCGCACCTGTACACCCGAGGTGGTGTGGCGGGTGGTGCTGTTCGCCGCGGCGTTCGCCCGCTCGGTGGCCGCGGCCTGTGCCGCGATCGCCGACGCCCCGTCCGGGCAGGCCATCTGGGATTGCTTGTACCTCACGCTGCCCAAGCGGCGCCGCACCCTCGAGCGGCGGTTGCGGCCGGCCCTCCACGCCCCGCTCGGCAAGCGGAAGCGGGCGGCTCGGGTCGCGATCGACTACCACCGGATCGGGTACTTCGGGACGCCGAACCGGGACACCACCCGGTCCAAGGGGGCCGGCGGCACCCACACGTTCCACACGTACGCCACCGCGTGCCTCGTCGGGGGACCGGACCGGTACACGCTCGGGTTGACGGCCGTGGGCGAGAAGGAGCCGATGACCGCGGTGCTCACCCGGCTGTTGGATCAGGTGACGGCGGCACGGGTTACGGTCCGGGTCGCGCTGCTGGACAAGGCGTTCTTCTCGATCGCGGTGATGCGGTTGCTCCAGGCGCGGGGTGTGCCGTTCGTGATCCCGGCCGTGGTCCGGGGCCGCAAGCCCCGGCCCGGGGTGAAGGGGGTCGGGTTGCGGGCCGTGCGGCGGCGGGGCGCGGGTCGATATGCGTACACCCACGCGGATCGGGGCACCTCGGTGCGGGTGCACGTGGTGATCGCTCACAAGAGCTACCGGTACCGGCGGACCGGGGGCCGGCGGAGCAAGAAGTTACTGTACGCGGCGTGGCGGGTGAGCGGGAGCCCGGTGGCGATTCGGGACCTGTACCGGACCCGATTCGGGATCGAGAGCAGCTACCGCCAGTTGGGGCAGGTTCGGCCCCGGACCTCGACCACCGATGGGGTCGTGCGACTCCTGTGGGTGGCCGTCGGGCTGATCCTGCGTAACGCCTGGTTGTGGTCCCGCTCAGCCCGCGGCCTCGGGTGGACACTGGCGGCGGTATGCCTGATACTGTTGGCCGATGGGCTGGCACCTACAGATGGCGAAAATAAGTCCATTACTACTGCACGATCGGCCAACAAAACCAAGCCGCCAACTTGA
- a CDS encoding TIGR02996 domain-containing protein, with translation MNDHDALLRAIGEQPEEDTPRLMYADWLEEQDQPERADFVRNQVALNRPGLSGEERTPLVRKNRFYLDNWVPSWKAELPRIPGIEWGDFRRGLIEEVLADGPASVVDRAAEIFAVPGIHILRLRWLVPHRARSRVQDLARRPELERLRALRLVAGRADASALRALVNSPHLGRLSVLDLHGNYADDDTAAALADGRFPALAELWLGSNPVVSSWAIYE, from the coding sequence ATGAACGACCACGACGCGCTGCTGCGGGCGATCGGCGAACAGCCGGAGGAAGACACCCCGCGCCTCATGTACGCGGACTGGCTCGAAGAGCAGGATCAACCCGAGCGGGCGGATTTCGTGCGCAACCAGGTCGCATTGAACCGGCCGGGGCTGAGCGGCGAGGAGCGCACCCCGCTCGTGCGCAAGAATCGGTTCTACCTCGACAACTGGGTCCCGTCATGGAAGGCCGAACTGCCCCGCATTCCCGGCATCGAGTGGGGCGATTTCCGGCGCGGGCTGATTGAGGAGGTGCTGGCCGACGGCCCCGCTTCGGTGGTGGACCGTGCGGCGGAGATCTTTGCGGTTCCGGGCATCCACATCTTGCGGCTCCGGTGGCTGGTGCCGCACCGGGCGCGGTCACGGGTCCAGGACCTCGCGCGGCGGCCCGAACTGGAGCGGTTGCGCGCCCTGCGGCTGGTCGCCGGGCGGGCGGACGCCTCGGCACTTCGGGCGCTGGTCAATTCGCCCCACCTAGGGCGGCTCTCCGTGCTGGACCTGCACGGGAACTATGCCGACGACGACACCGCGGCCGCCCTCGCGGACGGCCGGTTCCCGGCGCTGGCCGAGTTGTGGCTCGGATCGAATCCAGTAGTTTCAAGTTGGGCGATTTATGAGTAG
- a CDS encoding RNA recognition motif domain-containing protein — protein MAKNLFVGNMSFATGEEQLREAFAQYGTVTKVQVVTDRETGRPRGFGFVEMSSGGEQAIQALNGTQLDGRSLTVNEAKPREGGGRSNGGGERRY, from the coding sequence GTGGCAAAGAACTTGTTCGTCGGCAACATGTCGTTCGCAACTGGCGAGGAGCAACTCCGCGAAGCGTTCGCTCAGTACGGCACGGTGACCAAGGTACAGGTCGTGACGGATCGCGAGACCGGACGGCCGCGCGGGTTCGGGTTCGTTGAGATGAGCAGTGGTGGAGAGCAGGCCATCCAGGCACTCAACGGCACCCAACTGGACGGGCGGAGCCTGACCGTCAACGAAGCCAAGCCGCGTGAAGGAGGCGGGCGAAGCAATGGCGGTGGGGAGCGCCGGTACTGA
- a CDS encoding response regulator, which produces MRTESDLLSTMRGGTPYAGLRGLRILIVDDNRDGANSLCDLLAICGGVVHVRYSGRAAMEAIASLAPQVVILDLSLPDMNGCEVAAEVRAADRSGGPALIALTGHADDKTRERVAQCGFDMQFIKPVDPGELLHAIGSMAGQGGLVAGPTEPRSVCSQSEPTAEPGGTG; this is translated from the coding sequence ATGCGCACGGAATCGGACCTCTTGTCCACGATGCGGGGCGGTACGCCGTACGCGGGCTTGCGCGGTCTTCGGATACTGATTGTTGATGACAACCGGGACGGCGCGAATTCGCTGTGCGACCTGCTGGCCATTTGCGGCGGCGTGGTTCACGTGCGATACAGCGGCCGGGCGGCCATGGAGGCGATTGCCTCACTGGCGCCCCAAGTTGTCATTCTCGATCTTTCCCTGCCCGATATGAACGGCTGCGAGGTGGCGGCTGAGGTGCGCGCCGCAGACCGCTCGGGCGGGCCGGCCCTGATCGCACTCACGGGCCATGCCGACGACAAGACCCGCGAGCGGGTGGCTCAGTGCGGCTTCGATATGCAGTTCATCAAGCCGGTGGACCCGGGCGAATTGCTGCACGCGATCGGGTCAATGGCGGGTCAGGGTGGTCTCGTTGCGGGGCCGACGGAGCCGCGCTCGGTCTGTTCACAGTCGGAACCGACCGCGGAACCCGGCGGCACCGGGTAA
- a CDS encoding TIGR02996 domain-containing protein, translating to MSPDNPLLQALIAEPEDDTLRLAMADWFDENDDPARAELVRVQVELARGVTDRARRCELELRQRDLLVAHDREWVAPLAWLLHCEPGQWGGWVFRRGFVEYFNLPAPRVIKYGAGLARLTPVRELFLRPCSPGSVFVLCRNLPWVRSVTRLYLDVRGLTDAAALALAECPSFAGLRVLWYAEGAMSDRVRDRFHQRFPFATSGGF from the coding sequence ATGAGTCCAGACAACCCGTTGCTCCAGGCGCTGATCGCGGAACCCGAGGACGACACACTCCGGCTGGCGATGGCGGACTGGTTCGACGAGAACGATGATCCGGCTCGGGCGGAACTCGTGCGGGTGCAGGTCGAGTTGGCCCGCGGCGTGACCGATCGCGCGCGCCGGTGCGAACTCGAGTTGCGGCAGCGGGATCTGCTTGTTGCCCACGACCGCGAGTGGGTCGCGCCGCTCGCTTGGCTGCTGCACTGCGAGCCGGGACAGTGGGGCGGGTGGGTGTTTCGCCGCGGGTTCGTGGAGTACTTCAACCTGCCGGCCCCGAGGGTCATTAAGTACGGCGCGGGGCTCGCGCGGCTCACGCCGGTGCGCGAGCTGTTTCTCCGGCCGTGTTCGCCCGGCAGTGTGTTCGTACTGTGCCGGAACCTGCCGTGGGTGCGGAGTGTCACTCGTCTGTACCTCGACGTGCGCGGGCTGACCGACGCTGCCGCACTCGCGCTGGCGGAGTGCCCGAGTTTCGCCGGGCTGCGCGTGCTCTGGTACGCCGAGGGGGCGATGTCCGACCGCGTCCGCGACCGGTTCCACCAGCGGTTCCCGTTCGCGACATCCGGCGGATTCTGA
- the rpsU gene encoding 30S ribosomal protein S21 — translation MRVHDREPIGAALRRFKKLVERSGLKREVRAHEYYVKPCELRNRKEANRLRAIKKAALGKPVRKERPF, via the coding sequence ATGCGGGTGCACGATCGGGAACCGATCGGTGCGGCCCTGCGGCGTTTCAAAAAGCTGGTCGAGCGCAGCGGGCTGAAGCGCGAGGTCCGCGCTCACGAGTACTACGTGAAGCCGTGCGAGTTGCGGAACCGGAAAGAGGCGAACCGGTTGCGCGCGATCAAGAAGGCGGCGCTCGGCAAACCGGTCCGGAAAGAGCGCCCGTTCTGA
- a CDS encoding efflux RND transporter permease subunit, producing the protein MFARVFIDRPVLAWVISLIILLFGLAALFRLPIAQYPEVAPPTVTVSCTYPGANAQVVSNSVAAPIELQVNGVEGMLYMSSNSGNDGSYSLTVTFALGTDLNMAQVLVQNRVQQATPLLPEEVQRQGVVVRKRTPDILLIANLFSPDDSRDQLYLSNFATVQVRDEIARIEGVGDVTVFGQQDYSMKAWLDPDKLAANSLSASDVVNAMREQNVQVAAGRVGAEPATPGVAFQYTLNALGRLETVEQFRNIVVKSGATASSQAGSASTGGDSASATNGGMSAVPTSPTPAPPSDALLRPIVRLGDVARVELTARTQDITNTLDGKASVGLAIFALPGANALDVADRVKAKIEQLKKRFPPGVEVAVRYDTTPFIEQSVEEVYNTLFDATLLVAIVVLLFLQDWRAMILPMIDVPVSLVGTLAVMYVFGFSLNNLTLFGLVLAIGIVVDDAIVVLENVERWIAQGLNARDATLKAMSEITGPIIAITLVLSSVFLPSAFLGGVTGQFFRQFALTISVAMMISALNAMTLTPSRAAAIFRGREKTAHETTETLPRWGWALLIGYAGYRLLVALFGPLRLVPPQTPALALNPTSVKLWAQWIGAHALYMIPGAVVGWLVGPRANALLRRFYALFNRGFDKTAHGYTWAVRQLLRGALIVLAIYAGLLALTYTGFARTPTGYIPPQDQGYLLVSVQLPDAASAQRSRAVMQRIDDIVRAQPGVSNTLTVTGQSFVLGATGSNFGTMFVILEPFEARKGDISRNGFMILRDLNAKILREVQDAQVLILPPPPVRGLGSAGGYRIMVEDRGDLGPEGLQRETNALIREINQNPALGASFTVYRANVPQLFVDVDRVRCRQMGVPLADVFATLQVYLGGTYVNDFNRFGRNWQVTAQADAPYRMSADTIRNLRVRNDRGEMVPLGSVAKIQDVTGPVVIQRYNTFPAAAVNGNLAPGTSTGTGIQLVTEAAERSMSSQTGYEWTDISFLQNQEGSTAIYAFMGAVVLVYLVLAGLYNSWSLPFAIILVVPMCILSAIGGIYGFALLVPAVAPEINIFTQIGFVVLVGLACKNAILIVEFAEQQRHEGKGLREAILESVRLRLRPIVMTSFAFILGVVPLVLAEGAGAEMRRTLGIAVFSGMLGVTFFGLALTPVFYYLIERWLVGGETAKPPADAQTPPGAGGPNPPGAPAPAP; encoded by the coding sequence ATGTTCGCGCGCGTGTTCATCGACCGGCCGGTGCTCGCCTGGGTCATATCGCTCATCATTCTGTTGTTCGGGCTCGCGGCACTGTTTCGGCTGCCGATCGCGCAGTACCCCGAGGTCGCGCCGCCCACCGTCACGGTGTCGTGTACGTACCCCGGCGCGAACGCGCAGGTGGTGTCCAACAGCGTCGCCGCCCCGATTGAGTTGCAGGTGAACGGGGTCGAGGGCATGCTGTACATGTCTTCCAACTCCGGGAACGACGGTTCCTACTCGCTCACCGTCACGTTCGCCCTCGGCACCGACCTGAACATGGCTCAGGTGCTCGTGCAGAACCGCGTCCAGCAGGCCACGCCGCTGCTGCCCGAAGAGGTGCAGCGCCAGGGCGTCGTGGTGCGCAAACGCACCCCCGACATCCTGCTCATCGCCAACCTCTTCTCGCCGGACGACTCGCGGGACCAGTTGTACCTGTCGAACTTCGCCACGGTGCAGGTGCGCGACGAGATCGCGCGCATTGAGGGCGTCGGCGACGTGACCGTGTTCGGGCAGCAGGACTACAGCATGAAGGCCTGGCTGGACCCGGACAAGCTCGCCGCCAACAGCCTCTCGGCGTCGGACGTGGTGAACGCGATGCGCGAGCAGAACGTGCAGGTCGCGGCCGGTCGGGTGGGGGCCGAGCCGGCAACGCCCGGGGTGGCGTTCCAGTACACGCTCAACGCGCTCGGGCGGCTCGAAACGGTCGAACAGTTCCGCAACATCGTGGTCAAGTCCGGGGCCACCGCCTCGTCGCAGGCCGGCTCCGCCTCAACCGGCGGGGACTCCGCCAGTGCGACTAACGGTGGTATGTCCGCCGTCCCGACCAGTCCGACGCCCGCGCCGCCGTCCGACGCCCTGCTGCGGCCCATCGTGCGCCTGGGGGACGTGGCCCGCGTGGAGCTAACGGCCCGCACCCAGGACATCACGAACACCCTGGACGGGAAGGCTTCGGTAGGGCTCGCGATCTTCGCGCTGCCCGGCGCCAACGCGCTCGACGTGGCCGACCGGGTGAAGGCCAAGATCGAGCAGCTTAAGAAGCGGTTCCCGCCGGGCGTCGAGGTGGCGGTGCGGTACGACACCACCCCGTTCATCGAGCAGTCGGTGGAAGAGGTGTACAACACGCTCTTCGACGCCACGCTGCTGGTCGCGATCGTGGTGCTGCTGTTCCTGCAGGACTGGCGAGCGATGATCCTGCCGATGATCGACGTGCCGGTGTCGCTGGTGGGCACGCTGGCGGTGATGTACGTGTTCGGGTTCTCGCTCAACAACCTCACCCTGTTCGGGCTGGTGCTGGCCATCGGCATTGTGGTGGACGACGCCATCGTGGTGCTGGAGAACGTGGAGCGGTGGATCGCGCAGGGTCTGAACGCCCGCGACGCCACATTGAAGGCGATGTCCGAAATCACGGGGCCGATCATTGCGATCACGCTGGTGCTCAGCAGCGTGTTCCTCCCGAGCGCGTTCCTGGGCGGGGTGACGGGGCAGTTCTTCCGCCAGTTCGCGCTGACGATCTCTGTGGCGATGATGATTTCGGCACTGAACGCGATGACACTGACCCCGTCGCGGGCGGCGGCGATCTTCCGCGGGCGCGAGAAGACCGCGCACGAGACGACGGAAACGCTCCCGCGGTGGGGTTGGGCGCTTCTGATCGGTTACGCGGGCTACAGGCTGCTAGTCGCGCTGTTCGGCCCGCTCCGGCTGGTGCCGCCGCAGACGCCCGCGCTGGCCCTCAACCCGACCAGCGTGAAGCTGTGGGCGCAGTGGATCGGGGCGCACGCCCTGTACATGATCCCCGGTGCGGTCGTGGGCTGGCTCGTCGGGCCGCGGGCGAACGCACTCCTGCGGCGGTTCTACGCGCTATTCAACCGCGGGTTCGACAAGACCGCACACGGCTACACCTGGGCCGTCCGCCAGCTTTTGCGCGGTGCCCTGATCGTCTTGGCCATTTACGCCGGGCTGCTCGCGCTGACGTACACCGGGTTCGCGCGCACTCCCACGGGCTACATCCCGCCGCAGGACCAAGGCTACTTGCTCGTGTCGGTGCAGCTCCCGGACGCAGCGTCGGCGCAGCGCAGCCGCGCGGTGATGCAGCGGATCGACGACATCGTTCGCGCGCAGCCCGGGGTGTCGAACACGCTCACGGTGACGGGCCAGTCGTTCGTGTTAGGAGCGACCGGGTCGAACTTTGGCACCATGTTCGTGATCCTGGAGCCGTTCGAGGCGCGCAAGGGGGACATCTCGCGTAACGGATTCATGATCCTGCGCGACCTGAACGCGAAGATCCTCCGCGAGGTACAGGACGCGCAGGTACTGATCCTACCGCCGCCCCCGGTGCGGGGCCTGGGCTCCGCTGGCGGATACCGGATCATGGTGGAAGACCGCGGCGACCTCGGGCCGGAGGGGCTCCAGCGCGAGACTAACGCGCTCATCCGCGAGATCAACCAGAACCCGGCGCTGGGGGCGTCGTTCACCGTGTACCGGGCCAACGTGCCACAACTGTTCGTCGACGTGGACCGCGTGCGGTGCCGGCAGATGGGCGTCCCGCTGGCCGACGTGTTCGCCACGCTCCAGGTGTACCTCGGCGGGACGTATGTGAACGACTTCAACCGGTTCGGGCGCAACTGGCAGGTGACCGCCCAGGCGGACGCGCCGTACCGCATGAGCGCCGACACCATCCGCAACCTCCGCGTCCGGAACGACCGCGGCGAGATGGTGCCGCTGGGGTCGGTCGCGAAGATCCAGGACGTCACCGGGCCGGTGGTGATCCAGCGGTACAACACGTTCCCGGCCGCGGCGGTGAACGGGAACCTGGCCCCCGGTACGAGTACCGGCACCGGCATCCAACTGGTGACCGAGGCCGCGGAGCGTTCGATGTCCAGCCAGACGGGGTACGAGTGGACCGACATCTCGTTCCTTCAGAACCAGGAAGGGAGCACCGCGATTTACGCGTTCATGGGCGCGGTGGTACTCGTGTACCTGGTGCTGGCCGGGTTGTACAACAGTTGGTCCCTCCCGTTCGCCATCATCCTCGTGGTGCCGATGTGCATCCTGTCGGCGATCGGCGGGATTTACGGCTTCGCGCTGCTGGTGCCGGCGGTGGCACCGGAGATCAACATCTTCACGCAGATCGGGTTCGTGGTGCTGGTCGGGCTGGCGTGCAAGAACGCCATTCTGATCGTGGAGTTCGCTGAACAGCAGCGGCACGAGGGTAAGGGGCTGCGTGAGGCGATCCTGGAGTCGGTACGGCTCCGGCTGCGGCCGATCGTGATGACCAGCTTCGCGTTCATTCTTGGCGTGGTGCCGCTCGTGCTGGCCGAAGGTGCCGGAGCCGAGATGCGACGCACGCTCGGCATCGCGGTGTTCAGCGGGATGCTCGGGGTGACCTTCTTCGGGCTCGCGTTAACGCCGGTGTTCTACTACCTGATCGAGCGCTGGCTCGTCGGGGGCGAAACGGCGAAGCCGCCTGCCGACGCGCAAACCCCACCCGGGGCGGGCGGGCCGAACCCGCCCGGGGCGCCGGCCCCGGCACCCTAA
- a CDS encoding MBL fold metallo-hydrolase: MKPTATPGPSTSDPTLTFWGAAGGVTGSMHLIETGNHKILLDCGLHQGRREEARQRNGHFPFHAHQIDAVIVSHAHIDHCGNLPTLIRQGFDGPIYCTPPTRDLLRVMLADSAKIQEEDAAHINIARNYAEPWVQPLYTVHDVEKVFTRLVSVPYGREADVTKTVRFRFIEAGHVLGSAMVHATIAAPDRDRTLTFSGDMGRRGLPILKPTGAVPPADVLVCESTYGNRLHRSFAETVTKLYAAIRDTVERGGKVLVPAFSLGRTQLIIHVLQQGLREGKIPKMPVYVDSPLASEVAEVYRAHPNSLSAEIAQALREGHGLLGGDGVTYVRDFEESTLLATRSGPAVIIASSGMCDAGRIQQHLKQLVDDPRCSIILVSFQAPGTVGRKLMEPKPTVRFQGRDWNKWIEVVHLDGFSGHADKNDFTAYLKGLAGQVGKVRLIHGEREQADALADTLRGLGFDDVAVPVPGDRVTIG; the protein is encoded by the coding sequence ATGAAACCCACCGCGACACCCGGTCCGTCGACCTCGGACCCAACACTGACCTTCTGGGGCGCCGCCGGTGGCGTCACCGGCTCCATGCACCTCATTGAGACCGGGAACCACAAGATCCTGCTCGACTGCGGCCTCCACCAGGGGCGCCGCGAAGAAGCCCGCCAGCGGAACGGGCACTTCCCGTTTCACGCCCATCAGATCGATGCGGTTATCGTCAGCCACGCCCACATCGACCACTGTGGCAACCTGCCGACGCTGATCCGCCAAGGGTTCGACGGGCCGATCTACTGCACGCCGCCCACCCGGGACCTGCTCCGGGTGATGCTGGCCGACAGCGCCAAGATCCAGGAAGAGGACGCGGCGCACATCAACATCGCGCGGAACTACGCCGAGCCGTGGGTGCAGCCGCTGTACACGGTCCACGACGTGGAGAAGGTGTTCACGCGGCTGGTGTCGGTGCCCTACGGCCGCGAGGCCGACGTGACGAAGACCGTGCGGTTCCGGTTCATTGAGGCCGGGCACGTGCTCGGCTCCGCGATGGTCCACGCGACGATCGCGGCGCCGGACCGCGACCGCACGCTCACCTTCAGCGGCGACATGGGCCGCCGCGGGCTGCCGATCCTCAAGCCCACCGGCGCCGTCCCCCCCGCGGACGTGCTGGTCTGTGAGAGCACTTACGGGAACCGGCTGCACCGCTCGTTCGCCGAAACCGTGACGAAGCTCTACGCCGCGATCCGCGACACCGTCGAGCGCGGCGGGAAAGTGCTGGTCCCGGCGTTCAGCCTCGGGCGGACGCAGCTCATCATTCACGTCCTCCAGCAAGGGCTGCGCGAGGGGAAGATCCCGAAGATGCCGGTGTACGTCGACAGCCCGCTGGCGTCGGAGGTGGCGGAGGTGTACCGGGCGCACCCGAACAGCCTGTCCGCGGAGATCGCACAGGCGCTTCGCGAGGGGCACGGGTTGCTCGGCGGGGACGGCGTCACCTACGTGCGGGATTTCGAGGAGAGCACCCTGCTGGCGACCCGGTCCGGCCCGGCCGTGATCATCGCGTCGAGCGGGATGTGCGACGCGGGGCGCATCCAGCAGCACCTGAAGCAGCTGGTCGACGACCCGCGCTGCAGCATCATCCTCGTGAGCTTCCAGGCACCGGGGACCGTGGGCCGGAAGCTGATGGAGCCGAAGCCGACGGTGCGGTTTCAAGGCCGCGACTGGAACAAGTGGATCGAGGTGGTTCACCTGGACGGGTTCAGCGGGCACGCGGACAAGAACGATTTCACGGCGTACCTGAAGGGACTGGCGGGGCAGGTCGGGAAGGTTCGCCTGATCCACGGGGAGCGCGAGCAGGCGGACGCGCTGGCCGACACGCTTCGCGGGCTGGGGTTCGACGACGTGGCGGTGCCGGTCCCCGGCGACCGGGTCACCATCGGCTAG
- a CDS encoding efflux RND transporter periplasmic adaptor subunit: MRLLPLFALVVGLSALGCNKKPPAQSKDVGPPKVTVAAPLVRPVTEFTELTGTLAAVKTADIRARVNGYVQKVLFQEGAEVKAGARLIEIDPEPFQVALGLAEAGVKSAEAQREQAAANEARVNKTLMAGAASKEEYDQARANLLVSKANVEKSQKDVEQAKLNLSYTTIVAPFDGRVDRIFVNEGNVVTGGTGSGTVLTRVTTVDPTYAYFTVDEQTVLAYLRRAQREGRVSSAPGTGPPVEIQLRDETGYPHKGTIDFASSELSPSTGTLQIRGTFPNPAPRLLRPGLFVRGRIPLKTATEATLIPDDAVQSDQAERVVYVVGPNNRVAVKHVKLGPQSMGLRVVEGLAPADRVIINGLARIQPDMEIDPQPGEIKPRPDPAAQPSAPTGNAGPGAPPGASGSATDPPKSK; the protein is encoded by the coding sequence ATGCGTCTGTTGCCCCTGTTCGCACTCGTTGTCGGGTTGTCGGCGCTGGGGTGTAACAAGAAGCCGCCCGCACAGTCCAAGGATGTCGGGCCGCCCAAGGTTACCGTCGCCGCCCCGCTCGTGCGTCCCGTGACCGAGTTCACGGAACTGACCGGCACGCTGGCGGCGGTCAAAACGGCCGACATTCGTGCGCGGGTGAACGGATACGTTCAGAAGGTGCTGTTCCAGGAAGGGGCCGAGGTCAAGGCCGGAGCGAGGCTGATCGAGATAGACCCCGAGCCGTTCCAGGTCGCACTCGGCCTGGCCGAAGCCGGGGTCAAAAGCGCGGAGGCGCAGCGGGAGCAGGCGGCCGCGAACGAGGCGCGGGTCAACAAGACGCTTATGGCCGGAGCCGCCAGCAAGGAAGAGTACGACCAGGCGCGGGCCAACCTGCTCGTGTCGAAGGCCAACGTCGAGAAGAGCCAAAAGGACGTCGAACAGGCGAAGCTGAACCTCTCGTACACCACCATCGTTGCCCCCTTCGACGGGCGCGTGGACCGCATCTTCGTGAACGAGGGGAACGTGGTCACTGGCGGCACCGGATCGGGCACCGTGCTGACCCGGGTGACCACTGTAGACCCGACCTACGCGTACTTCACGGTTGATGAGCAAACGGTGCTCGCGTACCTCCGGCGGGCGCAGCGCGAGGGGCGGGTGTCATCGGCACCGGGCACCGGCCCGCCGGTCGAGATCCAGTTGCGCGACGAAACCGGCTACCCGCACAAGGGCACGATCGACTTCGCCAGCTCCGAGCTGAGCCCTTCGACCGGCACCCTTCAGATTCGAGGCACGTTCCCGAACCCGGCGCCGCGGCTGCTCCGTCCCGGTCTGTTCGTGCGCGGCCGCATCCCGCTGAAAACCGCGACGGAAGCGACGCTGATCCCCGACGACGCGGTTCAGAGCGACCAGGCGGAGCGGGTGGTGTACGTGGTCGGCCCGAACAACCGCGTCGCGGTGAAGCACGTCAAGCTCGGGCCGCAGTCGATGGGGTTGCGGGTCGTCGAAGGGCTGGCGCCGGCGGATCGGGTCATCATCAACGGCCTGGCACGCATTCAGCCGGATATGGAAATCGATCCCCAACCCGGTGAGATCAAGCCGCGACCAGATCCGGCGGCCCAGCCCAGTGCGCCAACCGGCAACGCGGGACCAGGGGCGCCGCCCGGGGCGAGCGGGAGCGCGACCGATCCGCCCAAGTCGAAGTGA